TGAAAGCCATGTTTCTGAGCAAAACCCTTTCCGCATTGTGCGCAGGTGTAAGGtctctctccggtgtgaactctcatgtggactttaaggGCTGACAATTGAGCAAATCTCTTTCCACACGGCCGGCAGGTATGCGGCTTCTTACCAGTGTGAACGTTCATGTGGGATTTAAGCAAATATGACGTAACGAATCTCTTTCCACAATGCTGGCAGGGAAAAGGCTTCTCTCCACTGTGAACTCTCATGTGCACCTCAAGGTTGGGCTTTTGaccgaaactctttccacactctgtgcatgagtaaggcttctctccggtgtgaactctcatgtgcgATTTCAAACCTGATTCACTAATGCACCTCCTTCCACACTGATCGCATATTAAAAATTTCTCTCTGTGATTCTTCATGTGCTGGTCAAAGTATCTTTTCcgtttaaaactctttccacactgatcacatatGAAATGATTATCTTCGGCGTGAATCCTCTTGTGCCGGTTAAGTTGACTTTTAAAAACATAACTCTTTTCACACTGATCACACGgaaacggtttctctccagtgtgatgGATAATGTGAGAATTAAGAGTAGACTTATATGCAAAACTCCTTCCGCACTGTTGGCAGGtatacggcttctctccagtgtgaacacGAAAATGAGCTTTAAGACAACGCATTCGACTGAATCTTTTTCCACAATGCCGACAGGCAAATGGCTTCTCCCCGGTGTGAATGATCATGTGCAATTCAAGGTAGCGATTTTGACTGAATTGCTTTCCACATACAGTACACgagtacggtttctctccagtgtgagttctcatgtgaaGATTAAGGCCATGTTTTCGACTAAAATGTTTTCCACACTGATGACAGGGGAAAGGTTTGGTTTTCTCAGCTCTTTCACATGAAGTGTTCTTTGCCACTGAAGATGGTTCATCGGTCATTAAATCTTGGTGATTCCCATACTGATCAACCTCTTTAATTTCATTCACTTCCCGAGTCTCTTCTGACAGCACCATCAGCCCTAAAGTGAAAAAACACCAGTTAAAGTCACAAAACAGCAGACATGAAAACCAACACAGAATATCTAAACCATTGAGTGCTACAGGGCTCAGCATTAGGTCCTCTACTTCTATCTTTGTAAATATTTCCACTAAAAAGTTACTGTCATGCAAGGTTTCTGCAGGTCCTAAACTCTTTGAAGGTCTAAGATCTCATAAAGAGCAGTAAGTCTTAAATACATAATGTTAAGAAAGGGAAACTAACAGTTGATAACTTAACAACTGGTGTGTTAGATCATGTGAAGATTCAGAGTTGGAGGTTCAATAAAAaatagattcttaaagtttgagaacaaactttgaggctggcttgagaaagcctgatggtagatgatagatagatagatagatagatagatagatagatagatagatagatagatagatagatagatagatagattgatagatagaagatagatagatagatagatagatagatagatagatagatagatagatagatagatagatagatagatagatggtgtgctagcatgagtcaaacaattcaacccccgcttctctacgatgttctgatgctgagatatagctgctgttataccgttcctaggttattctgttttgttgctatggagttgattgacagcttagactgatgatgtatcaaagctactttccagtatgaacagttaaaaacaacccccatgtctttatcacactgcagcatgacgatatcaatctgaacatctataatggcagtctatgggacagttgctagggtgcagtatgtggtagttagggttTGGCTAGAAAGTtgaaaggccatcagtgattggctgctggctagactgagttaaatgagctcagccattagtctgtaggacagtctgacgcagagttatgaacTCACAAAGtttggaagtctatgggacggtttctagggtccaaaagtggatGCTAGGGcatggccagaaagtttaaaggtaatcagtcattggcagtttgatagacagagttaaatgagccctgtctttgacagctcgcgacttcaccagacgttctgagtacatttacataagacaccaatactcagattttaatatgattaagattatactcttattaaaagtctaccgtgtagcctaagcagtgattttattaccttaatggaacaccgagtcacgaaatgcggaggattttctttctgttcgccatgcggtgtcaacttacaacagaaagttaaaaatgaaacacccgaaattgcatgaaattcTGGATAAcctgatgcaactaattgttttatacaaaaacttgccttcaaaaagtgcttccttggtcttatccacatttcttgcatgttaaacacacgtccaccaaaacaggaagtaaaaaaaaacctgcaactgcgttaattttttttaacacgttaattatttaaaattaattgcatgcgttaacgcactaattttgacagcgctaatatatatatatatatgtgtatatatatatatatatatatatatatatatatatatatatatatatatataataaataaataaataattaatacaattaaataaaaaatatataatttctaaACTGTCTACGGTTCTATATTTATCTGTTATAAATGAGTAAACTTAGACATAAGGAATTTGGAAAAACGAATTGATCAGCACACATTGCGTAACATGCTTCATGCATGCAGTCTCCACGTGACCGTGATGAAATGAGCGCGGAACGGGAGAAAGGCGCCAAAATGGAAGATTTGGTTGGAAAAAGAAACGCAACATCGGTTATATGGAAGTATTTTggatacaaaaatgtaaaagtattttgtcgGGAGTGCCTGGCATTTGTGGCCACAACTCGCAGAAACACCACTAATTTGTTTGACCATTTAAGTCGGCATCACAAAGCACTGTATGACGAATGCGGAGCCAGATCAGATTGTCGTCCAAAGCAAAAAACTATTTCGAATGCCTTTGCCAGTGTGACGCCGTATGAGAAGGGATCCAAACGGCAGAAAGATATCACTGATGCCATTACATTTCACCTCGCAAAAGACACGGTACCAATAGACACGGTTACCAAACACGTTCTTGCAAACATGATCCGGTCGCGATATGTTATGCCATCACGCACTTATTTTTCTCAAATTGCCATACCAGAGCTGTACGACAAATGCAAGGCACAAGTGGAAACTGAGCTTTTGTCACGAGTAAAATATTACGCAGCAACAACAGATTTGTGGTCCAGCCGAACAACCGACCCCTCATAAGTCTGACTGTACACTTTGTGGATGAGGGCTTCCAGCTGAGAAGTCGCTGTTTGCAAACAGCACTTTTCCCCGATGACCATACAGGCGAGAACATCGCAATGGGGATGAGAGAAGCATTGGCTGCTTGGAGCCTGGATGAGAAACGTCTCGTCACTATAACTACAGACAACGCTGAGAACATGGTAAAGGAGGCCGCCCTCAACAAGTGGACCAGGTTGCAGTGCTTTGGCCACCGGCTGCATCTTGCAATTGGTAAATGATATCCATGCATTTTACTACTGTTGCTTTTGCTATCTAGGATTTgactttcacacctgtgaatcgattcagttgttccgaaacagagattacaaatgttacattgttgctctttgctcttggtttggttcgctttcacactgcaaagtttctaatcggaccaaaagagctaaaacaagtcacgtgcgagtaaactctcctcccattggtcagagtgtcagggttttttttgcagcgtcccgctaagctgttaggagaggtggtggtttggtggtgattgacagggtgcgcacaCGCGACGTGTCTAAGGAGAGATgctgtggggaggggtgagaagggtacgcgacgatgcctatttgaggaccgggagggagacgcgagattaccgggagatcatcactcgatTGCGGGTATCCGGAGActtgcgaaacttcccgccctactcataattctctcttcatatagccgtatgcctattacatatccataaaacactgtgatataaccgcgccctgattggatcgctttctcactgcaatcgaaccgctccagggttcgtttcaatcgagccgagaccgcCTCACTCAGGCGGTctcagagcgattactttggcgtgtAAAGAAGCGCATTTTCCCTGTTCACATATGTcaaactgcgctaactgggcaaacgagacaggttccgaaacaaaagtgtagctgtgaaagcacccttaaaataataaaaaaaattctaagttGGGTTATTTatcatattgtttttgttttgtaatctaaGGCAAATTTAATTCTCTGAAAGCTGCTTTTCccgaatatttatttataaaataaattgtattctcCATTTGTTTACAAGACTCAAAACTTAATAATGTCCCTATATTTGGGTTTTGATAAGGTaaagaagtaaaataataaataataaaagtgtaaaaaaaaatttaataatattataatagaaaataatatgatataaagaaaaaatttgcgaatatttatatatgatatttaatgagaaatttattttttatcttatttattagaattattaatatgcagtttcttaattttgtttttatgtttccaGAAAATGCAGTGAAAAGGGATGGACGCATCGATCGTGCTACAGGTATCTGTAAAAAGCTGGTGGGTCACTTTTCTCACAGCTGGAAGGCCAGAAGTGCCCTAGAAAAAGCACAGAAGGCCCTAAATTTACCAGTACATTCCCTCATATCAGAATGTTAAACAAGATGGGGTTCCAGACAGATGATGATCAGCAGAATTTTAGAGCAGCAGAAGGCTTTAACTCAGGTTTTGTCTGAGGACAAGACGGCAAGGCATCTGATTCCAACCTGGCAAGATATAGATGTCCTGGAATCTGTCAGCAAGACACTGCTGGATTTCACAGATGCACTCTCAGGAGAAGATTATGTTAGGGTCTCCTATGTGAAGCCGGTTCTTCACCTCTTCAGCACTTCAATGCTATTAACGCATGATGAAGACACTGACCTGACTGAGACCTTGAAGAATGAGATGTTGCACTACATAAACGAGAAATATAAAGATGATGCTACTCAGGAGCTGCTAGATGTGGCATCTTGTTTTGACCCCCGATTCAAGATGTACTACATTAATGCAGACAACAAGCCCAAAGTAAAGGCCAGAATTGCATCAGAGATGATGGAATAACAGGAAGAGATCGTAAGCTGCAGCGCTGA
The Danio rerio strain Tuebingen ecotype United States chromosome 4, GRCz12tu, whole genome shotgun sequence genome window above contains:
- the LOC100333228 gene encoding uncharacterized protein isoform X3, whose protein sequence is MVLSEETREVNEIKEVDQYGNHQDLMTDEPSSVAKNTSCERAEKTKPFPCHQCGKHFSRKHGLNLHMRTHTGEKPYSCTVCGKQFSQNRYLELHMIIHTGEKPFACRHCGKRFSRMRCLKAHFRVHTGEKPYTCQQCGRSFAYKSTLNSHIIHHTGEKPFPCDQCEKSYVFKSQLNRHKRIHAEDNHFICDQCGKSFKRKRYFDQHMKNHREKFLICDQCGRRCISESGLKSHMRVHTGEKPYSCTECGKSFGQKPNLEVHMRVHSGEKPFPCQHCGKRFVTSYLLKSHMNVHTGKKPHTCRPCGKRFAQLSALKVHMRVHTGERPYTCAQCGKGFAQKHGFHVHMRTHTGERPYKCTQCGKGFTSKESQTIHMRTHYTGIKPFACDECGKRFVCKTYLNQHMKIHTEEITCFQSEKRFTVRTRKLHMAKQACKSGHNSNPQDLHK
- the LOC100333228 gene encoding uncharacterized protein isoform X1, with protein sequence MASLKEESEELRITEVFTLKHEDPEEQTGLMVLSEETREVNEIKEVDQYGNHQDLMTDEPSSVAKNTSCERAEKTKPFPCHQCGKHFSRKHGLNLHMRTHTGEKPYSCTVCGKQFSQNRYLELHMIIHTGEKPFACRHCGKRFSRMRCLKAHFRVHTGEKPYTCQQCGRSFAYKSTLNSHIIHHTGEKPFPCDQCEKSYVFKSQLNRHKRIHAEDNHFICDQCGKSFKRKRYFDQHMKNHREKFLICDQCGRRCISESGLKSHMRVHTGEKPYSCTECGKSFGQKPNLEVHMRVHSGEKPFPCQHCGKRFVTSYLLKSHMNVHTGKKPHTCRPCGKRFAQLSALKVHMRVHTGERPYTCAQCGKGFAQKHGFHVHMRTHTGERPYKCTQCGKGFTSKESQTIHMRTHYTGIKPFACDECGKRFVCKTYLNQHMKIHTEEITCFQSEKRFTVRTRKLHMAKQACKSGHNSNPQDLHK
- the LOC100333228 gene encoding uncharacterized protein isoform X2 — translated: MGLMVLSEETREVNEIKEVDQYGNHQDLMTDEPSSVAKNTSCERAEKTKPFPCHQCGKHFSRKHGLNLHMRTHTGEKPYSCTVCGKQFSQNRYLELHMIIHTGEKPFACRHCGKRFSRMRCLKAHFRVHTGEKPYTCQQCGRSFAYKSTLNSHIIHHTGEKPFPCDQCEKSYVFKSQLNRHKRIHAEDNHFICDQCGKSFKRKRYFDQHMKNHREKFLICDQCGRRCISESGLKSHMRVHTGEKPYSCTECGKSFGQKPNLEVHMRVHSGEKPFPCQHCGKRFVTSYLLKSHMNVHTGKKPHTCRPCGKRFAQLSALKVHMRVHTGERPYTCAQCGKGFAQKHGFHVHMRTHTGERPYKCTQCGKGFTSKESQTIHMRTHYTGIKPFACDECGKRFVCKTYLNQHMKIHTEEITCFQSEKRFTVRTRKLHMAKQACKSGHNSNPQDLHK